A genomic stretch from Cellulomonas sp. KRMCY2 includes:
- a CDS encoding class I SAM-dependent methyltransferase, translated as MDPAALSLLLSPEGWALLGALPRYDERLAMVLSERLQREGVDAVLVAAALTQSRLRSRAREKFDDFADGMLFTAAGLEQATRLNVGARHAQRYTAAGCTRVADLTCGIGGDSMAFAALGVAVLAVDLDELTAAIATVNLRHFPEAEVRHADGLTLDLLAEGVDGVFADPARRTTGGRRRHDPSAYSPPLDDVLAVRSTVPALGVKVGPAIAHTAVPADAEAQWVSADGDVVEAGLWFGPLAPDGPGRSALVLRGSHATTLREPAGGLVAPEVGPVGGYLYEPDGAVIRSGLVALVAEQVRGRLLDSTIAYVTSDHLTTTDVATAYRVLDVMPFGLKRLRTALRERGVGRLTIKKRGTAVVPEQLRKQLDLRGDEEATIVLTRVAGSQQVLVVEPV; from the coding sequence GTGGACCCTGCCGCCCTGAGCCTGCTGCTGAGCCCTGAGGGGTGGGCGCTCCTCGGTGCACTGCCGCGCTACGACGAGCGCCTGGCGATGGTGCTGTCCGAGCGCCTCCAGCGCGAAGGCGTCGATGCCGTCCTGGTGGCTGCCGCGCTGACCCAGTCGAGGCTGCGCTCCAGGGCACGGGAGAAGTTCGACGACTTCGCCGACGGCATGCTCTTCACCGCCGCCGGCCTCGAGCAGGCGACCCGGCTCAACGTCGGCGCCCGCCACGCGCAGCGGTACACCGCCGCAGGCTGCACCCGGGTGGCCGACCTGACGTGCGGCATCGGCGGGGACTCGATGGCGTTCGCTGCCCTCGGCGTCGCGGTCCTCGCCGTCGACCTCGACGAGCTCACTGCGGCGATCGCGACGGTCAACCTGCGGCACTTCCCCGAGGCCGAGGTCCGGCACGCCGACGGCCTCACCCTCGACCTCCTGGCCGAGGGCGTCGACGGGGTCTTCGCCGACCCTGCACGCCGTACGACCGGGGGGCGCCGGCGGCATGACCCGTCGGCGTACAGCCCCCCGCTGGACGACGTCCTGGCGGTGCGCTCGACCGTCCCGGCGCTCGGCGTCAAGGTCGGGCCGGCCATCGCGCACACGGCCGTCCCGGCCGACGCCGAGGCCCAGTGGGTCAGCGCGGACGGCGACGTCGTCGAGGCCGGCCTCTGGTTCGGCCCGCTCGCACCGGACGGCCCCGGACGCAGCGCCCTCGTGCTGCGCGGGAGCCACGCGACGACGTTGCGCGAGCCGGCCGGCGGGCTCGTGGCACCTGAGGTCGGGCCCGTCGGCGGCTACCTGTACGAGCCGGACGGCGCCGTGATCAGGTCCGGCCTGGTCGCGCTGGTCGCCGAGCAGGTGCGCGGACGCCTGCTCGACTCCACGATTGCCTACGTGACCTCCGACCACCTGACCACGACCGACGTCGCGACGGCCTATCGCGTGCTCGACGTGATGCCGTTCGGGCTCAAGCGCCTGCGCACCGCACTGCGTGAGCGCGGGGTCGGGCGGCTCACGATCAAGAAGCGCGGCACCGCCGTCGTGCCGGAGCAGCTGCGCAAGCAGCTCGACCTGCGGGGCGACGAGGAGGCGACGATCGTCCTGACCCGGGTCGCGGGCAGCCAGCAGGTGCTCGTGGTGGAACCGGTCTGA
- a CDS encoding MerR family transcriptional regulator, translating into MVPTSSDAAEPSREVPAADEPAARSHGASAGTAVRGAKAEGPALTVAAVARRLGVAPATLRTWDRRYGLGPSQHMAGSHRRYSSTDVGRLLVMRRLTLEGVAPSEAARTALSSAEASSASSVRVPSVTDVLDAYTDAVPMAADPAALVAAAAHFDNAAVRWMLARVHPRDVLAWWSDLVAPSLRALAERPVLERPGESVVPALESAAFAELRSRAAVEVARSQRVDGSIGSPHGASADGAPTVLAIAAGVRPDLLLHVIATALQARGVPVRVLSGGSLAAVGPAVERMQPSVALVHEAGAPGDSDRAADAVSAVIAADRSVPVFVHRQGSAPFDVPSSATVHHVRTLTGALHEILAVLG; encoded by the coding sequence ATGGTCCCGACGAGCTCCGACGCCGCGGAGCCGTCGCGCGAGGTCCCCGCCGCAGACGAGCCCGCCGCCCGCAGCCACGGCGCATCCGCAGGGACCGCAGTGCGCGGTGCCAAGGCCGAGGGCCCTGCCCTGACCGTCGCAGCGGTCGCCCGGCGGCTCGGTGTCGCACCCGCCACGCTGCGGACCTGGGACCGCCGCTACGGGCTCGGTCCGTCGCAGCACATGGCGGGCTCGCACCGCCGGTACTCGTCGACGGACGTCGGGCGGCTCCTGGTGATGCGCCGGCTCACCCTCGAGGGTGTCGCCCCGTCGGAGGCGGCCCGTACCGCCCTGTCGTCCGCGGAGGCGTCGTCGGCCTCGTCGGTCCGGGTCCCGTCGGTCACCGACGTCCTCGACGCGTACACGGACGCCGTCCCGATGGCAGCCGACCCGGCGGCACTGGTCGCCGCTGCCGCTCACTTCGACAACGCCGCCGTCCGGTGGATGCTCGCGCGGGTCCATCCGCGCGACGTCCTCGCCTGGTGGTCCGACCTCGTCGCGCCGTCCCTGCGCGCACTCGCCGAGCGCCCGGTCCTCGAGCGGCCGGGGGAGTCGGTGGTGCCCGCGCTCGAGTCGGCGGCCTTCGCCGAGCTCCGCAGCCGCGCCGCGGTCGAGGTCGCCCGGTCGCAGCGGGTCGACGGCTCGATCGGTTCGCCGCACGGTGCGAGCGCCGACGGTGCCCCGACCGTCCTGGCGATCGCGGCCGGTGTCCGCCCGGACCTTCTGCTCCATGTGATCGCGACCGCCCTGCAGGCTCGTGGCGTCCCGGTCCGGGTGCTCTCCGGCGGTTCTCTCGCAGCGGTCGGACCCGCGGTCGAACGCATGCAGCCGTCCGTGGCCCTCGTCCACGAGGCGGGCGCGCCCGGCGACTCCGACCGTGCCGCGGACGCGGTGAGCGCCGTGATCGCCGCTGACCGCTCGGTGCCGGTCTTCGTCCACCGACAGGGCAGTGCGCCCTTCGACGTGCCGTCGTCGGCCACGGTGCACCATGTGCGGACCCTGACCGGCGCCCTGCACGAGATCCTCGCCGTTCTCGGGTGA
- a CDS encoding glutamate--cysteine ligase, which yields MEIPFAASERSTIGIEWELALVDSDSGDLRQVAQTVLDAVAPPGGGEHPTIRQELLLNTVEIVTGVCHTVPEAGRDLERSMALIREITDPLRVELMCAGTHPFARWTQQKVTDKQRYATLIDRTQWWGRQMLIYGVHVHVGIEDRDKVLPILSAVLTCFPHLQSLSASSPFWGGKDTGYASNRALMFQQLPTAGLPFQFDTWQDLEAYTSDMMHTGVIDQFDEIRWDLRPSPRFGTLEMRICDGASNLTEVLAFAALIHCLVEYFSTMLDEGKTLPKLPPWFAQENKWRAARYGMDAIIILNAAGDEELVTDAVTRLLTELEPVAQRLGCAPELDGIRTILRKGASYQRQRAVARRNGGELDAVVASLVAEMRAGRPL from the coding sequence ATGGAGATCCCGTTCGCCGCATCCGAGCGCTCGACCATCGGGATCGAGTGGGAGCTGGCGCTGGTCGACTCCGACAGCGGGGACCTGCGCCAGGTCGCGCAGACAGTGCTCGACGCGGTCGCCCCACCAGGCGGCGGCGAGCACCCGACGATCCGCCAGGAGCTGCTGCTCAACACCGTCGAGATCGTCACCGGCGTGTGTCACACGGTCCCGGAGGCCGGTCGCGACCTGGAGCGGAGCATGGCCCTGATCCGCGAGATCACCGACCCGCTGCGGGTCGAGCTCATGTGCGCGGGCACGCACCCGTTCGCGCGGTGGACGCAGCAGAAGGTGACCGACAAGCAGCGGTACGCGACCCTCATCGACCGGACGCAGTGGTGGGGCCGGCAGATGCTCATCTACGGGGTCCACGTGCATGTCGGCATCGAGGACCGCGACAAGGTGCTGCCGATCCTCAGCGCCGTGCTGACCTGCTTCCCGCACCTGCAGTCACTCTCGGCGTCCTCGCCGTTCTGGGGCGGCAAGGACACCGGCTACGCCTCCAACCGGGCCCTGATGTTCCAGCAGCTCCCGACGGCCGGCCTGCCCTTCCAGTTCGACACCTGGCAGGACCTCGAGGCCTACACCTCGGACATGATGCACACCGGCGTGATCGACCAGTTCGACGAGATCCGCTGGGACCTGCGACCGTCGCCGCGGTTCGGGACGCTCGAGATGCGGATCTGCGACGGCGCGTCGAACCTCACCGAGGTGCTGGCCTTCGCGGCCCTCATCCACTGCCTCGTCGAGTACTTCTCGACCATGCTCGACGAGGGGAAGACGCTGCCGAAGCTGCCGCCGTGGTTCGCGCAGGAGAACAAGTGGCGCGCGGCGCGGTACGGGATGGACGCGATCATCATCCTGAACGCGGCGGGTGACGAGGAGCTCGTGACCGACGCCGTCACGCGCCTGCTCACCGAGCTCGAGCCCGTCGCACAGCGGCTGGGTTGCGCCCCCGAGCTCGACGGCATCCGCACGATCCTGCGCAAGGGCGCCTCGTACCAGCGTCAGCGTGCGGTCGCGCGCCGCAACGGTGGTGAGCTCGACGCGGTCGTCGCATCGCTCGTCGCGGAGATGCGCGCCGGCCGACCCCTGTAG
- a CDS encoding inositol monophosphatase, with protein sequence MAREIDVDAVTALITHVADTVVTPRFRDLRDGDVSEKSPGDLVTVVDLAAEAALVEGLTMLGRGIPVVGEEGVAADPRLLDVIAGAEQVWVVDPIDGTQAFVEGLPDHAVMVALVERGRAVGGWICLPQHEQMFVAMRGAGAWCNGDRLARPAPDLTALRGGVATSFLSGSADGLPTGLREQVEPRIAAIGPAAYPSLRLWSGATYARIASGQEDFAFYWRTHPWDHAAGAVLLREVGGVSRRLDGSDYRADDARSGLVGAASAEAADAVIAGLGLG encoded by the coding sequence ATGGCACGGGAGATCGACGTCGACGCCGTCACGGCGCTGATCACGCACGTCGCAGACACTGTCGTGACCCCGCGGTTCCGCGACCTGCGCGACGGCGACGTCAGCGAGAAGTCCCCCGGTGACCTGGTCACCGTGGTGGACCTGGCCGCCGAGGCAGCGCTCGTCGAGGGTCTGACGATGCTGGGCCGCGGGATCCCGGTCGTCGGCGAGGAGGGGGTTGCGGCCGACCCGCGACTGCTCGACGTGATCGCCGGGGCCGAGCAGGTCTGGGTCGTCGACCCGATCGACGGCACCCAGGCGTTCGTCGAGGGCCTGCCGGATCATGCCGTGATGGTCGCGCTCGTCGAGCGTGGCCGGGCCGTGGGCGGCTGGATCTGCCTGCCGCAGCACGAGCAGATGTTCGTCGCGATGCGCGGCGCCGGGGCATGGTGCAACGGCGATCGGCTGGCCCGGCCCGCCCCTGACCTCACGGCACTGCGCGGTGGGGTCGCGACCTCGTTCCTGAGCGGCAGCGCGGACGGCCTGCCGACCGGGCTGCGCGAGCAGGTCGAGCCCAGGATCGCCGCCATCGGTCCCGCTGCGTACCCGAGCCTGCGGCTGTGGTCGGGTGCGACCTACGCCCGGATCGCGTCGGGGCAGGAGGACTTCGCGTTCTACTGGCGCACCCACCCGTGGGACCACGCAGCGGGGGCCGTCCTGCTGCGTGAGGTCGGTGGGGTGTCCCGGCGGCTCGACGGGTCGGACTACCGCGCTGACGACGCGCGCTCGGGCCTGGTCGGTGCGGCATCGGCCGAGGCCGCGGACGCCGTGATCGCAGGTCTCGGGCTCGGCTGA
- a CDS encoding PadR family transcriptional regulator gives MTDDVRDPQLLKGVLPMLVLHLLTERESYGYELVTRLQAAGLTDIAAGTVYPLLTRLEREASISSRLVASTSGPARKYYCPTPDGAAALAAAVRGWEQLARTVAGVLDTASPAAQHPAAALPHGQDHSPAGTTSTPEEHR, from the coding sequence GTGACGGACGACGTGCGGGACCCGCAGCTCCTCAAGGGCGTGCTGCCCATGCTGGTGCTCCACCTCCTGACCGAGCGCGAGTCCTACGGCTACGAGCTCGTGACCCGGCTGCAGGCCGCCGGCCTGACGGACATCGCCGCCGGCACGGTCTACCCGCTGCTCACCCGGCTCGAACGTGAGGCGTCCATCTCCTCGCGCCTGGTCGCCTCGACCTCCGGACCGGCCCGCAAGTACTACTGCCCGACGCCGGACGGGGCGGCCGCCCTGGCCGCTGCCGTCCGCGGCTGGGAGCAGCTGGCCCGGACGGTCGCCGGTGTGCTCGACACCGCGAGCCCCGCCGCCCAACACCCGGCCGCCGCCCTCCCGCACGGCCAGGACCACAGCCCGGCCGGCACGACCAGCACCCCCGAGGAGCACCGATGA
- a CDS encoding LuxR C-terminal-related transcriptional regulator: MAGIVVCHGTAAVRDRIVAAAHGVPALVPARGAATAEELVALVRRSVPALVLIDAHLPGSGPIEAIRRLRMTGSQPVVIMLAVPGDEITLDRAIALGARGYLAPDVERSELAAVAAHSLSATTVPHQPGPPNGRDGIVVAPRPSGPGGVDLTRRELEVLTGMSNGRSNAQIGSDLFLSEDTVKTHARRLFRKLGAADRAQAVAIGLRQGLIR, translated from the coding sequence ATGGCAGGCATCGTCGTATGCCATGGCACCGCTGCTGTGCGCGACCGGATCGTCGCTGCGGCGCACGGTGTCCCGGCGCTCGTGCCCGCGCGCGGCGCCGCCACCGCCGAGGAGCTCGTCGCCCTCGTGCGCCGCTCGGTACCCGCGCTCGTGCTGATCGATGCGCACCTGCCGGGTTCCGGCCCGATCGAGGCGATCCGCCGGCTGCGCATGACCGGTTCCCAACCCGTCGTCATCATGCTCGCCGTGCCGGGTGACGAGATCACCCTCGACCGCGCCATCGCCCTGGGTGCCCGCGGCTACCTCGCGCCCGACGTCGAGCGCAGCGAGCTCGCCGCCGTGGCCGCGCACAGCCTGTCGGCCACCACCGTCCCGCACCAGCCCGGTCCGCCGAACGGCCGCGACGGCATCGTCGTCGCGCCGCGTCCGTCGGGTCCCGGCGGCGTCGACCTCACCCGCCGCGAGCTCGAGGTGCTGACCGGGATGAGCAACGGACGCTCGAACGCCCAGATCGGCAGCGACCTGTTCCTCTCCGAGGACACCGTCAAGACGCACGCACGCAGGCTCTTCCGCAAGCTCGGCGCGGCCGACCGTGCACAGGCCGTCGCGATCGGCCTCCGGCAGGGGCTCATCCGCTGA
- the guaB gene encoding IMP dehydrogenase — MIGLTYDDVLLLPGETDVIPSEVDTTSRLTREISVAIPLLSAAMDTVTEARMAIAMARQGGVGVLHRNLSVADQAHQVDLVKRSESGMITDPVTVGPDATLAELDDLCGKYRVSGLPVVDAEDRLLGIITNRDLRFVAAADYATLRVRDVMTVMPLVTGPVGITRPDAASLLAKHKVEKLPLVDDSGVLRGLITVKDFVKSEQYPLATKDAEGRLVVAAAVGFFGDAWERAVALVDAGVDVLVVDTANGHARLMLDMVRRIKADPATRHVQVIGGNIATREGAAALVDAGVDAIKVGVGPGSICTTRVVAGVGVPQITAIYEASLAAKPAGVPVIGDGGLQYSGDIAKALVAGADTVMLGGLLAGCDESPGDLVFVNGKQFKRYRGMASLGAMQSRGDRRSYSKDRYFQGDLSDDEIITEGIEGQVPYRGPLGAVSHQLIGGLHQSMFYVGARTVPELQARGRFVRITAAGLKESHPHDVQMVAEAPNYSSR; from the coding sequence ATGATCGGCCTGACCTACGACGACGTCCTGCTGCTGCCCGGCGAGACGGACGTGATCCCGAGCGAGGTCGACACGACCTCGCGGCTCACCCGCGAGATCTCCGTCGCCATCCCGTTGCTGTCCGCGGCGATGGACACCGTCACCGAGGCGCGGATGGCGATCGCGATGGCGCGCCAGGGTGGTGTCGGCGTGCTGCACCGCAACCTGTCGGTGGCGGACCAGGCGCACCAGGTCGACCTGGTCAAGCGCTCCGAGTCCGGCATGATCACCGACCCGGTGACGGTCGGCCCCGATGCGACGCTCGCCGAGCTCGACGACCTGTGCGGCAAGTACCGCGTCTCGGGGCTCCCGGTCGTCGACGCGGAGGACCGGCTGCTCGGGATCATCACCAACCGTGACCTGCGCTTCGTCGCCGCCGCCGACTACGCGACCCTGCGGGTCCGTGACGTGATGACGGTGATGCCGCTCGTGACCGGTCCGGTGGGCATCACCCGGCCGGACGCCGCCTCGCTCCTGGCCAAGCACAAGGTCGAGAAGCTCCCGTTGGTCGACGACAGCGGGGTGCTGCGCGGTCTGATCACGGTCAAGGACTTCGTCAAGTCCGAGCAGTACCCGCTCGCCACGAAGGACGCGGAGGGCCGGCTCGTGGTCGCCGCGGCCGTCGGGTTCTTCGGTGACGCGTGGGAGCGTGCGGTGGCCCTGGTGGACGCCGGTGTCGACGTCCTGGTGGTGGACACCGCGAACGGCCACGCGAGGCTCATGCTCGACATGGTGCGCAGGATCAAGGCCGACCCGGCCACCCGGCACGTGCAGGTCATCGGTGGCAACATCGCGACCCGCGAGGGTGCTGCGGCGCTCGTCGATGCCGGGGTCGACGCGATCAAGGTCGGTGTGGGACCGGGCTCGATCTGCACCACGCGCGTCGTGGCAGGCGTCGGCGTCCCGCAGATCACCGCGATCTACGAGGCGTCGCTCGCGGCCAAGCCGGCCGGTGTCCCGGTGATCGGCGACGGCGGCCTGCAGTACTCCGGTGACATCGCCAAGGCCCTGGTCGCAGGTGCGGACACGGTGATGCTCGGCGGGTTGCTCGCCGGGTGCGACGAGAGCCCTGGTGACCTCGTCTTCGTCAACGGCAAGCAGTTCAAGCGGTACCGGGGGATGGCCTCGCTCGGCGCCATGCAGTCGCGCGGGGACCGCCGGTCGTACTCCAAGGACCGCTACTTCCAGGGCGACCTCTCCGACGACGAGATCATCACCGAGGGCATCGAGGGGCAGGTCCCCTACCGGGGCCCGCTCGGCGCCGTCTCGCACCAGCTGATCGGTGGTCTGCACCAGTCGATGTTCTACGTCGGCGCCCGCACGGTGCCCGAGCTGCAGGCGCGTGGCAGGTTCGTCCGGATCACGGCGGCCGGGCTCAAGGAGTCCCATCCGCACGACGTGCAGATGGTCGCGGAGGCTCCGAACTACTCCTCGCGCTGA
- the groES gene encoding co-chaperone GroES produces the protein MSVSIKPLEDRVVVRTLEAEQTTASGLVIPDTAKEKPQEGEVLAVGPGRVDDNGQRVPLDVAVGDTVIYSKYGGTEVKYAGEEYLILSARDILAVVVK, from the coding sequence GTGTCGGTCTCCATCAAGCCGCTCGAGGACCGGGTCGTTGTCCGCACGCTCGAAGCAGAGCAGACGACGGCTTCCGGTCTTGTCATCCCGGACACCGCCAAGGAGAAGCCCCAGGAGGGCGAGGTCCTGGCAGTCGGTCCCGGCCGCGTCGACGACAACGGCCAGCGCGTCCCGCTGGACGTCGCAGTCGGCGACACGGTCATCTACAGCAAGTACGGCGGCACCGAGGTCAAGTACGCCGGTGAGGAGTACCTGATCCTCTCGGCGCGCGACATCCTCGCCGTCGTCGTGAAGTGA
- the tsaD gene encoding tRNA (adenosine(37)-N6)-threonylcarbamoyltransferase complex transferase subunit TsaD encodes MPDAALVLGIETSCDETGVALVRLTEAGSELLVDVVASSMDEHARFGGIVPEIASRAHLEAMVPTLRRALEQADVELGEIDAIAVTAGPGLVGPLTVGAAAAKALAVGLGRPLYGVNHVIGHAAVDELVHGPFPERVMALVVSGGHSSLLLVDDIVTGVTELGHTLDDAAGEAFDKVGRLLGLPYPGGPHIDRLAREGDPAAIRFPRGLTAAKDQVDHAYDFSFSGLKTAVARWVEARQDAGVEIPVRDVAASFAAAVADVLTAKTIAACHRHGVSTLVVGGGFSANSQLRELAAQRCAEAGITLRIPPIRYCTDNGAMIAALGAAAVRRGLPPSALDLPVDSSMPLTQVTV; translated from the coding sequence ATGCCTGACGCCGCCCTCGTCCTGGGGATCGAGACCTCCTGCGACGAGACCGGCGTCGCTCTGGTCCGGCTCACGGAGGCGGGCAGCGAGCTGCTGGTCGACGTCGTCGCGAGCTCCATGGACGAGCACGCGAGGTTCGGCGGGATCGTCCCGGAGATCGCCTCGCGAGCCCACCTCGAGGCCATGGTGCCGACGCTCCGCCGAGCGCTCGAGCAGGCCGACGTCGAGCTCGGCGAGATCGACGCGATCGCCGTCACCGCCGGTCCGGGACTGGTCGGCCCGCTCACCGTCGGTGCCGCTGCGGCCAAGGCGCTCGCCGTCGGCCTCGGCCGACCGCTCTACGGTGTCAACCACGTGATCGGCCACGCCGCGGTCGACGAGCTCGTGCACGGACCCTTCCCCGAGCGTGTGATGGCCCTGGTCGTCTCGGGTGGCCACTCGTCCCTCCTCCTGGTCGACGACATCGTCACCGGGGTCACCGAGCTGGGCCACACGCTCGACGACGCGGCGGGGGAGGCGTTCGACAAGGTCGGCCGGCTGCTCGGGCTGCCCTATCCCGGCGGCCCGCACATCGACCGGCTGGCCCGGGAGGGCGATCCGGCGGCGATCCGCTTCCCGCGGGGTCTCACCGCGGCCAAGGACCAGGTCGACCACGCCTACGACTTCTCGTTCTCCGGCCTCAAGACGGCTGTCGCCCGCTGGGTGGAGGCCCGTCAGGATGCCGGCGTCGAGATCCCGGTGCGGGACGTCGCGGCATCCTTCGCCGCTGCCGTCGCGGACGTCCTGACGGCCAAGACGATCGCCGCGTGCCACCGGCACGGGGTGTCCACCCTGGTGGTCGGCGGCGGGTTCTCGGCCAACTCCCAGCTGCGCGAGCTCGCGGCGCAGCGCTGCGCCGAGGCCGGGATCACGCTGCGCATCCCGCCGATCCGGTACTGCACCGACAACGGCGCGATGATCGCGGCGCTCGGGGCCGCCGCCGTGCGCCGTGGGCTGCCGCCGTCGGCGCTCGACCTGCCGGTCGACTCGTCCATGCCGCTGACCCAGGTCACCGTCTGA
- a CDS encoding WhiB family transcriptional regulator, with translation MTEISRLPGPVMDLWEWQYEGLCREADPALFFHPEGERGSARRRRAEAAKAICATCPVIEMCREHSLAVREPYGVWGGLSEEERTAQLAGRLRKAG, from the coding sequence ATGACGGAGATCTCGCGACTGCCCGGTCCGGTGATGGACCTGTGGGAGTGGCAGTACGAGGGCCTGTGCCGCGAGGCAGACCCGGCCCTCTTCTTCCACCCGGAGGGCGAACGCGGCTCGGCCCGTCGTCGCCGCGCGGAGGCCGCCAAGGCCATCTGCGCCACGTGCCCCGTGATCGAGATGTGCCGCGAGCACTCCCTCGCCGTGCGCGAGCCGTACGGCGTGTGGGGCGGGCTGTCCGAGGAGGAGCGCACCGCGCAGCTTGCCGGGCGCCTGCGCAAGGCCGGCTGA